One Persicobacter psychrovividus DNA window includes the following coding sequences:
- a CDS encoding aminotransferase class I/II-fold pyridoxal phosphate-dependent enzyme, with protein sequence MDLFAKCDAKNTPLGKYSDVDEGYYMFPKLEGEIGPRMNFQGRQVLNWSLNNYLGLANDPEVRKADADATANWGLAYPMGARIMSGNTTKHEQLERELADFVGKEDCFLLNFGYQGVVSIIDAVLDRRDVVVYDAESHACILDGLRLHIGKRFVYTHNDMESLEKQLERAERLAKETGGGVLVITEGVFGMSGAMGALAEVIKLKEKFDFRLFVDDAHGFGTMGKTGAGTGEQLGCQDGIDLYFSTFAKSMASIGAFVAGDHKIVKYLRYSMRSQIFAKSLPMPIVEGNLKRLEMLKNSPAKDKLWTIVNALQSGLKENGFNIGNTETPVTPVFLSGTMTEAGNLTQDIRERFNIFCSIVIYPVIPKGQIMLRIIPTAAHTLDDVNETISAFKQIKAKLDGGEYKFDGIAEQMPD encoded by the coding sequence ATGGATTTATTTGCTAAGTGTGATGCAAAAAACACGCCTCTTGGAAAATACTCAGATGTAGACGAAGGTTACTACATGTTTCCTAAGTTGGAAGGGGAGATTGGTCCTCGTATGAACTTCCAAGGCCGTCAGGTATTGAACTGGTCGTTGAACAATTATTTGGGTTTGGCGAACGATCCTGAGGTGCGTAAGGCGGATGCTGATGCTACTGCAAACTGGGGATTAGCATACCCAATGGGTGCGCGTATCATGTCTGGAAATACCACTAAGCACGAGCAGTTGGAGCGTGAGTTGGCGGATTTCGTAGGGAAGGAAGATTGTTTCTTGCTGAACTTCGGTTACCAAGGGGTAGTATCAATTATTGATGCGGTATTGGACCGTCGCGATGTCGTAGTTTACGATGCAGAAAGCCATGCTTGTATCCTTGATGGTCTTCGTCTTCATATCGGTAAACGTTTCGTTTATACTCATAACGATATGGAATCCCTGGAGAAGCAGCTGGAGCGTGCGGAGCGTTTGGCGAAAGAAACCGGTGGCGGTGTCTTGGTGATTACCGAAGGTGTTTTCGGGATGTCGGGTGCGATGGGCGCTTTGGCAGAAGTTATCAAGCTGAAAGAGAAATTCGACTTCCGTTTGTTCGTTGATGATGCGCACGGTTTCGGTACAATGGGTAAAACAGGTGCAGGTACTGGTGAGCAATTGGGTTGCCAGGACGGTATCGATCTTTACTTCTCAACTTTTGCCAAATCTATGGCTTCTATCGGTGCATTTGTTGCTGGTGACCACAAGATCGTGAAATACTTGCGTTACAGCATGCGTTCGCAAATTTTTGCGAAATCATTGCCTATGCCGATCGTTGAAGGAAACCTGAAGCGTCTGGAAATGTTGAAAAACTCTCCGGCAAAAGATAAACTTTGGACAATCGTGAATGCTTTGCAGAGCGGTTTGAAAGAGAACGGTTTCAATATTGGTAATACAGAAACTCCTGTAACACCAGTATTCCTTTCAGGAACAATGACTGAAGCAGGTAACCTGACACAGGATATCCGTGAGCGTTTTAACATCTTCTGTTCAATCGTTATTTACCCGGTGATTCCTAAAGGGCAAATCATGTTGCGTATTATCCCTACGGCAGCGCATACTTTGGACGATGTGAATGAAACGATCTCTGCCTTCAAGCAAATCAAAGCAAAACTTGATGGTGGTGAGTATAAATTTGATGGTATTGCTGAGCAAATGCCTGACTAA
- the murA gene encoding UDP-N-acetylglucosamine 1-carboxyvinyltransferase, whose translation MAAFKIEGGASLSGEITPQGAKNEALQILSAVLLTSEPVTIHNIPNIRDVNKQIELLKDFGVKVDQLEEKGSYRFEASGVDLKFLETETFRSKASSLRGSIMLIGPLLARFGEAQMPQPGGDKIGRRRLDTHFIGLKQLGANFDFDAQRHRYFVKAEQLTGKYILLDEASVTGTANLVMAAVLAKGKTTIYNAACEPYLQQLCKMLNRMGANISGIGSNLLEIEGVEVLGGTTHTLLPDMIEIGSFIGLAAMTKSEITIKNVRIDQLGLIPNTFRKLGIRIEEKGDDLFIPAQEHYEIDTFIDGSILTIADAIWPGFTPDLLSILLVVATQAKGTVLIHQKMFESRLFFTDKLIDMGAQIILCDPHRATVIGLDRKYPLRGIRMTSPDIRAGVSLLIAALSATGTSVIDNVEQIDRGYQDIDERLRALGAKIERIN comes from the coding sequence ATGGCAGCATTCAAAATAGAGGGTGGCGCATCACTGAGCGGTGAGATCACTCCTCAGGGCGCAAAGAATGAGGCACTGCAAATTCTAAGTGCAGTTCTGTTGACCTCAGAACCTGTAACCATCCACAATATTCCCAATATCAGGGATGTCAATAAGCAAATCGAATTGCTGAAGGATTTCGGCGTAAAAGTCGATCAGCTTGAAGAAAAAGGCAGTTACCGATTTGAGGCCTCAGGGGTTGACCTGAAATTCCTCGAAACAGAAACATTCCGCAGCAAGGCCTCCTCCTTGCGTGGATCCATTATGCTGATAGGCCCACTGTTGGCGCGTTTCGGTGAAGCACAAATGCCTCAGCCTGGTGGTGATAAAATTGGCCGCCGCCGTCTTGATACCCACTTTATAGGACTGAAGCAACTCGGGGCAAACTTTGATTTTGATGCACAGCGCCATCGTTATTTCGTGAAAGCGGAGCAGCTTACGGGCAAGTATATTCTTCTGGATGAAGCCTCTGTAACAGGAACTGCCAATTTGGTAATGGCGGCCGTACTTGCAAAAGGAAAAACAACCATTTACAATGCCGCTTGTGAGCCTTACTTGCAGCAGTTGTGCAAAATGCTCAACCGTATGGGTGCCAACATCTCAGGCATCGGGTCCAATTTGCTGGAAATCGAAGGGGTCGAGGTACTTGGTGGTACCACACATACCCTGCTTCCTGACATGATTGAGATTGGGAGCTTTATTGGCCTCGCTGCCATGACGAAGTCCGAAATTACCATCAAAAATGTACGTATCGATCAATTGGGTTTAATCCCAAATACGTTCCGAAAACTGGGTATTCGCATTGAAGAAAAAGGGGACGATCTTTTTATTCCTGCTCAGGAACATTATGAGATTGATACCTTCATTGATGGCTCAATCCTGACCATCGCCGATGCTATCTGGCCGGGCTTCACCCCTGATTTGCTGTCCATTCTATTGGTGGTGGCAACGCAGGCGAAAGGTACCGTACTGATTCACCAGAAAATGTTTGAGTCCCGTTTGTTCTTTACCGATAAACTGATCGACATGGGGGCGCAGATCATCCTTTGTGATCCTCACAGGGCTACTGTTATTGGCCTGGATAGAAAATATCCGCTCCGTGGTATTCGCATGACCAGCCCGGATATCCGTGCCGGAGTTTCTTTGCTGATTGCCGCCCTTTCGGCCACAGGTACCAGCGTGATCGACAATGTAGAGCAGATTGACCGCGGTTATCAGGACATCGATGAACGCTTGCGTGCATTGGGTGCGAAAATCGAAAGGATCAACTAA
- the glgX gene encoding glycogen debranching protein GlgX has protein sequence MTTYKSSAGQSHPLGATLTPAGVNFSVFANADRVELLLFDAASDTEASAVIPLDPIINKTYYYWHVEVHGIGAGQLYGYRVYGEYAPERGKRFEGKKVLVDPYAKSVSADLYDRKKAFGHEDNIANAIKSVVVADTYDWEGDRHVNRSYEMSVIYEMHVAGFTKHSSSGLPEELRGTYLGVIEKIPYLKSLGITAVELMPVHFFDWQDIPSPRSNFWGYSPINFFSPHPRYATSSDPLVVVKEFKDMVKALHKAGIEVILDVVFNHSAESHGAGPNISFRGFGNNSYYILDPNDQSKDLDFTGCGNTLNANHSIVRRMIRDSLRYWVTEMHVDGFRFDLASVLSRDEEGHPIKNPPILWEIESDPVLAGTKIIAEAWDAGGLYQVGNFTGDRWAEWNGPYRDDIRNFVRGEAKMVGKVASRIFGSPDVFDEDGREVCRSIHFVTCHDGFTLNDLVSYNEKHNRANGEGNRDGMNENCSWNCGVEGPTDDPKVEALRQRQVKNLMALTMISQGTPMILMGDEVRRTQLGNNNAYCQDNELGWFDWGLVDTNKEVFDFTQNMIHFTQGLSLFRQEFVLHDQPIAERAYMKWHGVKRNEPDWEDYVRTLAFELVDEAHGERLHVMMNFFWEPLHFELPFPSKGKSWHRVVDTALPDGDNFTNKKESKPLLNQNKYGLTDRSLVILMERG, from the coding sequence ATGACCACATATAAAAGTTCGGCAGGGCAAAGCCACCCGCTTGGGGCAACCCTTACTCCTGCGGGGGTGAATTTCAGTGTTTTTGCCAATGCCGATCGGGTGGAGCTGTTGCTCTTCGACGCCGCCTCCGATACGGAAGCTTCAGCGGTAATTCCATTGGATCCTATCATCAACAAAACGTATTATTACTGGCATGTGGAGGTTCATGGTATCGGTGCCGGGCAGCTGTACGGCTATCGGGTTTATGGTGAATATGCCCCTGAGCGTGGCAAGCGTTTTGAGGGTAAAAAAGTACTGGTAGATCCTTACGCCAAATCGGTAAGTGCCGATTTGTACGACCGGAAAAAAGCCTTTGGCCATGAGGACAATATCGCTAATGCGATAAAATCTGTGGTGGTGGCTGATACCTACGACTGGGAGGGTGATCGCCATGTTAATCGCAGTTACGAGATGTCGGTTATTTATGAGATGCACGTGGCCGGATTTACGAAGCACTCCTCAAGTGGGCTGCCTGAAGAACTTCGGGGGACTTACCTGGGGGTGATTGAGAAAATCCCCTACCTGAAATCGCTGGGTATTACGGCGGTTGAATTGATGCCGGTGCATTTCTTCGACTGGCAGGACATCCCTTCTCCCCGAAGTAATTTCTGGGGATACAGCCCGATCAACTTTTTCAGTCCGCATCCCCGTTATGCGACTTCGTCGGACCCATTGGTGGTTGTGAAAGAGTTTAAAGATATGGTCAAGGCACTGCATAAAGCGGGTATTGAGGTTATCCTGGATGTGGTGTTTAACCATTCGGCAGAATCGCATGGTGCGGGGCCGAATATCAGTTTTCGTGGTTTTGGCAATAATTCCTACTATATTCTTGACCCTAACGATCAGTCAAAAGACCTGGATTTTACAGGCTGTGGGAATACCCTGAACGCCAATCATTCTATCGTCCGCAGGATGATTCGGGACTCCCTGCGTTACTGGGTAACAGAAATGCATGTGGACGGGTTCCGCTTCGACCTGGCTTCTGTACTTTCAAGAGATGAAGAAGGGCACCCGATCAAAAACCCGCCTATACTATGGGAAATTGAGTCGGATCCAGTATTGGCGGGCACCAAAATTATTGCGGAAGCATGGGATGCCGGAGGGCTGTACCAGGTGGGTAACTTTACCGGTGACCGCTGGGCGGAATGGAACGGCCCCTATCGGGATGATATTCGCAACTTTGTGCGTGGTGAAGCCAAGATGGTTGGCAAGGTGGCCAGCCGGATTTTCGGCAGTCCTGACGTGTTTGATGAAGATGGTCGTGAGGTATGTCGCAGTATTCATTTTGTGACCTGTCATGATGGTTTTACCCTCAACGACTTGGTTTCTTACAATGAAAAGCATAACCGAGCAAATGGCGAGGGCAATCGGGATGGAATGAATGAAAATTGTTCGTGGAACTGTGGGGTGGAAGGCCCAACAGATGACCCGAAGGTGGAAGCCTTGCGCCAGCGTCAGGTGAAAAACCTGATGGCGCTGACAATGATCTCGCAGGGGACACCGATGATCCTGATGGGAGATGAGGTTCGCCGTACACAACTGGGGAATAATAATGCCTACTGTCAGGATAACGAGCTCGGCTGGTTCGACTGGGGGCTGGTGGACACCAATAAGGAGGTGTTTGATTTTACCCAAAATATGATTCATTTCACACAAGGGTTAAGCTTGTTCCGTCAGGAGTTTGTGCTTCATGATCAGCCCATAGCAGAGCGCGCTTATATGAAATGGCATGGCGTTAAGCGCAATGAGCCCGACTGGGAGGACTATGTGCGCACACTGGCTTTTGAATTGGTGGACGAGGCCCACGGTGAGCGTTTGCATGTCATGATGAACTTTTTCTGGGAACCGCTTCATTTTGAATTGCCATTTCCAAGCAAGGGCAAAAGTTGGCATCGAGTTGTGGATACGGCACTGCCGGATGGCGATAACTTTACAAATAAAAAGGAATCTAAACCATTGCTGAATCAGAATAAATACGGCTTGACGGATCGGTCGCTGGTGATTTTGATGGAGAGGGGATAA
- a CDS encoding homocysteine S-methyltransferase family protein produces the protein MNKHSITDLLKDRILILDGAMGTMIQRHTLEEEDFRGTRFKDHPCPLKGNNDLLSITRPEIIKDIHRAYLEAGADIVETNTFSGTWIAQADYQLEDAVYDINFESARLAKEACEEYTAKDPNRPRFVAGSVGPTNRTASMSPDVNDPGYRAITYDQLVEAYQAQVEALIDGGADIILVETVFDTLNAKAALFAVEQAYEAKNVRLPIMVSGTITDASGRTLSGQTAEAFLISISHMPLLSVGLNCALGAKDMKPHLEVLSRKASFHISAHPNAGLPNEFGQYDQGPEVMADMIAPFFQEGYINIIGGCCGTTPDHISAIAERAATFRPRSVK, from the coding sequence ATGAATAAGCATTCAATCACAGACCTGTTAAAAGACCGTATTTTGATTTTGGACGGTGCAATGGGCACCATGATTCAACGCCATACCCTGGAGGAAGAAGACTTCCGTGGAACCCGATTCAAAGACCACCCTTGCCCTTTGAAAGGCAATAACGATTTACTGTCCATCACCCGACCGGAGATCATCAAGGATATTCACCGCGCCTATCTGGAGGCCGGAGCCGACATCGTGGAAACAAATACCTTTTCCGGAACGTGGATTGCCCAGGCCGATTATCAGCTTGAAGACGCTGTTTACGATATCAATTTTGAATCTGCACGGCTGGCCAAGGAAGCCTGTGAAGAATACACTGCCAAAGATCCCAATCGGCCAAGGTTTGTGGCAGGGTCTGTGGGTCCAACCAACCGTACAGCAAGCATGTCGCCGGATGTGAACGATCCTGGTTACCGCGCCATCACCTACGACCAGCTTGTAGAGGCTTATCAGGCACAGGTAGAAGCACTGATCGACGGCGGAGCTGACATTATCCTTGTTGAAACTGTTTTTGACACCCTGAATGCCAAAGCGGCTCTTTTTGCCGTAGAGCAGGCCTATGAGGCGAAAAATGTAAGATTGCCCATCATGGTTTCCGGCACTATTACCGATGCCTCGGGCCGTACCCTGAGTGGGCAAACTGCCGAAGCCTTCCTCATTTCCATCAGCCACATGCCTTTGCTTTCCGTGGGACTGAACTGCGCATTGGGCGCCAAAGACATGAAGCCCCACCTCGAGGTGCTTTCCCGTAAAGCCTCCTTTCACATCAGTGCTCACCCGAACGCTGGTTTGCCCAACGAATTCGGGCAGTACGATCAGGGGCCTGAGGTAATGGCAGACATGATCGCCCCTTTCTTTCAGGAAGGTTATATCAACATCATCGGTGGGTGCTGCGGTACCACACCAGATCATATCTCTGCAATTGCCGAGCGCGCCGCTACTTTCAGACCACGTTCGGTAAAGTAA
- a CDS encoding DUF3109 family protein, which translates to MIVIDNQVISDDIKEQKFVCDLSKCKGACCVEGDLGAPLEAEELPILEEVYEQVKPYMTEEGIKAVEEQGTYVKDWEDDYSTPIIDGKECAYANIEADGTLKCAIEQAYLDKKISYYKPISCHLYPIRVTKYDQYDALNYDRWDICADACTLGEKLKVPVYKFLQGPLERKYGEKWYRKLCKQIEDEEAK; encoded by the coding sequence ATGATCGTAATCGATAATCAGGTCATCAGCGACGATATCAAAGAACAAAAATTTGTTTGCGATCTTAGTAAATGTAAAGGCGCATGTTGTGTTGAGGGCGACCTCGGTGCACCATTAGAGGCTGAGGAACTTCCTATTCTCGAGGAGGTTTATGAGCAGGTAAAGCCCTATATGACTGAGGAAGGCATTAAAGCCGTTGAGGAGCAAGGTACTTATGTAAAAGATTGGGAGGACGACTATTCGACGCCTATCATTGACGGGAAAGAATGCGCCTATGCCAATATTGAGGCGGACGGCACCTTGAAATGTGCGATTGAACAAGCGTATCTGGACAAGAAAATCTCTTATTATAAGCCAATCAGTTGCCACCTGTACCCGATCCGGGTGACTAAATACGACCAGTATGATGCACTGAACTATGACCGTTGGGACATCTGCGCCGACGCCTGTACGTTGGGCGAGAAACTCAAAGTACCGGTTTATAAATTTTTGCAGGGACCATTGGAACGCAAGTACGGTGAAAAATGGTACCGCAAATTGTGTAAGCAAATTGAGGATGAGGAGGCGAAGTAA
- a CDS encoding YARHG domain-containing protein: protein MRLLLTLFGIINCLSVFGQGTSDFDTFLDKFNQPQQSLIQLSADELDRYFDVKLDSLTGGVASADRILFKTDHLIGIVCVVDCSAGGMCQYRELNVLDLKGHIRGRLSHFEYDFADCGYSKRQKCSFQSDTLIVVLERKEKYANCDEVVNRELLLKSYRILPDGKIEETEVRSVNSSREYYVTSTELLGKKDLVGKSKEELAIIRNEIFAAHGYVFKSKKWKTYFDEKPWYEAKYVDVTSYLSVIEKKNIDLLLQCEDRLK from the coding sequence ATGAGACTGCTACTGACCTTATTTGGCATCATAAACTGTTTATCTGTTTTTGGGCAAGGGACTTCTGATTTTGACACCTTTCTTGATAAGTTTAACCAACCTCAACAAAGTTTAATACAATTATCAGCAGATGAACTTGATAGGTATTTTGATGTCAAGTTAGATTCTTTGACTGGAGGAGTCGCATCCGCCGATAGAATATTATTTAAAACCGATCACTTGATAGGAATTGTGTGTGTGGTGGATTGTAGTGCCGGCGGTATGTGTCAGTACCGAGAGCTAAATGTTTTGGATTTAAAAGGGCATATAAGAGGGCGCTTATCGCATTTTGAATACGATTTCGCTGATTGTGGTTACTCAAAAAGACAAAAATGTAGTTTCCAATCTGATACTTTGATTGTTGTTCTTGAGCGAAAGGAAAAATATGCTAATTGCGACGAAGTTGTCAATAGGGAATTGTTGTTGAAATCGTATCGGATTTTACCTGATGGAAAAATAGAAGAGACTGAGGTGAGGAGTGTAAATTCTTCAAGGGAGTATTATGTAACGTCTACAGAGTTACTCGGGAAGAAAGATTTGGTGGGGAAAAGTAAGGAGGAATTAGCCATTATACGGAATGAAATTTTTGCAGCGCATGGCTATGTCTTTAAGTCAAAAAAATGGAAGACTTATTTTGATGAAAAACCTTGGTATGAAGCAAAGTATGTTGATGTTACATCCTATTTAAGTGTGATTGAGAAAAAGAATATTGACCTTTTGCTTCAATGTGAAGATCGATTGAAATGA
- a CDS encoding DUF4290 domain-containing protein → MHNYNTTKSEILQKEYGRNIQELAAHVVSIEDRQERTKAAFALIHLMKELTPNKMKDSPEYAQRLWDDLYIITDFKLDVDAPFECPEPASIHKKPQTVPYLGGQPRYRHYGRNIENMIAKASEIEDEEELIGAVVTIGKLMKIFYLQWNRDNVDDRLILDDIKRISRGSVKFDNDKILEDNLLASSGTPNRTGRNFSNNNRRRNFSNDRRNNNNNRNSGQNRGGQGKGNNYRKRKN, encoded by the coding sequence ATGCATAATTACAATACCACCAAATCCGAAATCTTACAAAAGGAATATGGTCGTAATATTCAGGAGCTTGCTGCTCATGTAGTCAGTATTGAAGATCGACAAGAGCGCACCAAAGCCGCTTTTGCACTGATTCACCTGATGAAGGAGCTGACCCCAAATAAAATGAAGGACTCTCCGGAATATGCGCAACGTCTTTGGGATGATTTGTACATCATTACTGATTTCAAGCTTGATGTTGACGCTCCTTTTGAGTGTCCAGAGCCAGCAAGCATCCACAAAAAGCCACAAACGGTCCCTTACTTGGGTGGGCAGCCTCGCTACCGACACTATGGCCGTAATATCGAAAACATGATTGCCAAGGCTTCGGAAATTGAAGACGAGGAAGAGCTGATCGGGGCAGTGGTAACGATCGGGAAGCTGATGAAAATCTTCTACCTGCAATGGAACCGTGATAATGTCGATGATCGTCTGATTTTGGATGATATCAAGCGGATCTCCCGAGGGAGTGTCAAGTTTGATAACGACAAAATTCTTGAAGATAACCTTTTGGCCAGCAGTGGAACACCAAACAGGACTGGCAGAAACTTTTCCAATAACAACCGCCGGAGAAACTTCTCCAATGATCGCCGCAACAATAACAACAACAGAAACAGCGGGCAGAACAGGGGAGGCCAAGGGAAAGGCAACAACTACCGAAAAAGAAAAAATTAA
- a CDS encoding ATP-dependent helicase, whose translation MNYLDLLNAPQREGVVNTEGATMIIAGAGSGKTRVLTFRIAHLMRAHGVDPFSIMSLTFTNKAAREMRERIEKEVGNEARNLWMGTFHSVFAKILRFECEKLGYPSNFTIYDADDTKSLIKTIVKEMQLDDKVYKANAVYSRISNAKNNLIDFNQYLKNPMFKADDEAAKRPLLGEIYKRYVIRCFKAGAMDFDDLLFNTNVLFRDHPDVLHKYQHRFKYILVDEFQDTNVSQYLIVKKLAGVHQNICVVGDDAQSIYAFRGANIQNILNFEKDFPEVKTIKLEQNYRSTSTIVNAANGVIAKNQGQIEKDVWTANAEGDKIDLVQASSDSEEARLIAQGIFESKMTHQWHNEDFAILYRTNAQSRSLEEALRRANLKYKIVGGLSFYQRREIKDLIAYFRVALNPNDEQAVVRSINLPKRGIGPGTVDKIRVYAAEQNVELWTALQQCRVFLPGRAANAVDGYVTLIKSMQIDVEKFNAFEAAQKVAKASGLMRALFEDKTVEGVSRYENVQELLNAVKEFVDNEENEDKTLDAFLQEVSLLTGVDQAKDDDPDVITLMTIHMAKGLEFKHVFVTGMEEELFPSTMMMASRDDLEEERRLFYVAITRAEQKLTLSFAMNRYRFGKLVNCEPSRFLEEVDSNLLNVAKKTRQVSFNDAAPSVNPSGLGSNFMNSKGTSGAQYAKNLVNNNPLANRKSPQVDHKPSSGFTPSDPSLLAVGQKVEHLKFGFGKVVRLDLNGAAPKAQVNFELVGDKTLLLSFAKLHIVE comes from the coding sequence ATGAATTATTTGGATCTACTGAATGCACCACAGCGAGAGGGTGTAGTGAATACTGAAGGAGCAACGATGATTATCGCTGGGGCAGGATCAGGGAAAACGAGGGTGCTGACCTTCCGGATTGCCCACCTGATGCGCGCTCATGGGGTGGATCCATTCTCAATCATGTCGCTGACCTTTACCAATAAGGCGGCACGTGAAATGCGCGAGCGTATTGAAAAGGAAGTGGGGAATGAGGCCCGCAACCTTTGGATGGGGACTTTTCACTCGGTATTTGCCAAAATTTTGCGCTTTGAGTGTGAAAAGCTCGGCTATCCGTCCAACTTCACCATCTACGATGCGGACGATACCAAATCCTTGATCAAGACGATTGTCAAAGAAATGCAACTGGACGACAAGGTGTATAAAGCCAATGCCGTTTACAGCCGTATTTCCAATGCCAAAAATAACCTCATCGATTTTAATCAGTACCTCAAAAATCCGATGTTTAAGGCCGATGATGAGGCCGCCAAGCGCCCATTGTTAGGGGAGATTTATAAACGATATGTGATCCGCTGTTTCAAGGCGGGAGCGATGGATTTTGATGATCTGCTGTTCAATACCAATGTATTGTTCCGCGACCATCCCGATGTTTTGCATAAATATCAGCATCGTTTCAAATATATTCTGGTCGATGAGTTTCAGGATACCAACGTTTCGCAATACCTGATTGTCAAAAAACTCGCAGGGGTGCATCAGAATATCTGTGTGGTAGGTGATGATGCCCAGTCGATTTATGCATTCCGTGGTGCCAATATTCAGAATATCCTGAATTTTGAAAAGGATTTTCCTGAGGTAAAAACCATTAAGCTGGAGCAGAATTACAGATCGACAAGCACGATTGTAAATGCGGCCAATGGGGTGATCGCCAAAAACCAGGGACAGATTGAAAAGGACGTCTGGACGGCCAATGCGGAAGGGGACAAAATTGACTTGGTGCAAGCCTCTTCGGATAGTGAAGAAGCCCGCTTGATTGCCCAGGGGATTTTTGAATCCAAAATGACCCATCAGTGGCATAACGAGGATTTTGCCATCCTCTATCGTACCAATGCGCAGTCACGTTCTCTGGAGGAAGCTTTGCGCCGTGCGAACTTGAAATATAAGATCGTTGGTGGCCTTTCCTTTTATCAGCGTCGGGAAATTAAGGACCTGATCGCTTATTTCCGTGTCGCCCTGAATCCCAACGATGAGCAGGCGGTCGTGCGCTCGATCAATTTGCCCAAGCGTGGTATTGGACCCGGTACGGTAGATAAAATTCGGGTATATGCCGCAGAGCAAAACGTTGAATTGTGGACAGCCCTTCAGCAGTGCCGTGTTTTCCTTCCCGGACGGGCAGCCAATGCGGTAGACGGCTATGTTACGCTGATCAAATCCATGCAAATTGATGTCGAGAAATTCAATGCTTTCGAGGCGGCACAAAAAGTAGCCAAAGCTTCGGGATTGATGCGTGCATTGTTCGAAGATAAGACCGTCGAGGGGGTGAGCCGTTATGAAAACGTGCAGGAATTGCTCAATGCGGTCAAAGAGTTTGTCGATAACGAAGAAAATGAGGATAAAACCTTGGATGCATTCCTGCAAGAAGTATCTTTACTCACAGGAGTGGATCAGGCCAAGGACGATGATCCGGACGTGATCACGCTGATGACCATCCACATGGCGAAAGGGCTTGAATTCAAGCATGTTTTTGTTACCGGTATGGAAGAGGAATTATTTCCCTCGACCATGATGATGGCCTCAAGAGATGATTTGGAGGAGGAACGCCGTTTGTTTTATGTGGCCATAACACGTGCCGAGCAAAAATTAACACTTTCTTTTGCAATGAATCGCTACCGATTTGGTAAATTGGTCAATTGTGAGCCTTCACGCTTTTTAGAAGAGGTGGATTCGAACTTGCTCAACGTGGCCAAAAAGACCCGACAGGTGAGTTTCAATGATGCTGCACCAAGCGTTAACCCTTCTGGGCTGGGGTCAAACTTCATGAACAGCAAGGGAACATCCGGAGCGCAGTATGCTAAAAACCTCGTCAATAATAATCCATTGGCCAACCGCAAAAGTCCGCAGGTAGATCATAAGCCGTCATCAGGATTTACACCAAGTGATCCGAGTCTGCTGGCCGTAGGGCAAAAAGTAGAACATCTTAAGTTTGGCTTCGGAAAGGTTGTCCGGCTTGATTTGAACGGTGCGGCACCAAAAGCACAAGTGAACTTTGAACTGGTAGGAGATAAAACCCTGCTGCTGAGTTTTGCCAAGCTGCATATTGTGGAGTAA